From the Glutamicibacter halophytocola genome, the window CGGCATTAACGACCGACATGATGAATACCTTTTCAGCGGGATCTTCCGGATCATAACCGTAGAGCAGGGAAACATGTCCGACTGCACGTGAAGATAACGCCAAGACCCCTGCAGCGTCTCCAATCATGGCGCCCGCCACAGCGGCGCCGGACGGCGCTGCGGCGACACCGCCGGTAACTGGAATGGCCAATTCGCCACCCGAAATGACGAGGCCTGCACCCATGCCTGAAAGAGCGGCCGCAATTGGGTAACCCCAACTGGCGCCTTGGCCCCGAACAGCGTCGATTTGCTGAAGATCCAGCCGACGAAGATCTCGCAACGAAGCAACCTCGTGTCCGCGCTTCTTATGCTTGGAGACCACTTTCTGCGGTGAAAGTCCCACGCGCGAAATTCTGCCTACTGTTCGTCGCATTGAACCCATCGCCGAAGCGCTCCAATCCGTAAGGCCCTCGGGGATGGCCTCAACAGTCTTGCGGGCACCACTGGTAAGGGCAATGGCACCCCGACCGACTATTTCCTGGCCCTTGACCAGAGCAGCTTGAGCAGAAGGTCGCTTTTCTAAGAACTGTGTAGCTCGGTCACCCAGTTTCTCAGCGCTTGTCGAAGCTTGTTCTCCGACGTTTCTCAGCATTTGAGACAGAGGTCTACCCTTGAATTTTTCGAGGTCGTGCCAGGCTGCGAGTTCATATTCAGATGGTTCAGTCATGTCGAGAGTGTAGCCCGGCACACCGACACTCAGGTAAACAATTCAAAGCTGGCAATGGCACCAACGATTGATTTTCACGAACTGCCCCCACCGACATTGATCAAATTTTTTGATCACCGAAGGAAGTAAAGCCCACGGGCGGTTCCCGATCAGTGATCGGAAACCGCCCGTGGGCTTTGCTACTGCTATGTCAACGCCTAGTCGCGGAAGCGTTCTTCCACTTGCTCAGAGAAACGCAAGAGGAGCGATGCGAGTTCCGAGACATCTCGCGGATCCCACGCTGCAAAGATGTTCCAGTACTCGGAACGCGTGGACCGCTTGATCTCCTTGAATCGATCGAGCGCGAACTTGGTCGGGCTGACCAAATACACCCGCGCATCTTGCTGCGAACGCTCCAGCTGAATCAGGCCCCATTGTTTCAGGTCCTTGAGCTGGCGTGAGACCACCGACTTATCCATGTGGCAGCCAGCAACCAAATCGGAAACCGTCAGGTCCTCTCCGGGACGGCGCAGTGCGCACAGCAGCACTGCCCGCAACACCGAGAACCCGGCGCCACGCAGCTCCGGATGGAACTTCCTGGCGTTGTGAGCCATGCGCTCCTTGACCGCGGGAGCCAGCCTGGCGAATGCCGCTTCGATGTCATCTAGCGCCGCACCGTTGGCGTCGTTCACGACTGCTCATTCCGATTTGGCTCTGTCGCACCGCCTGATGCTTCCTCGACTGCAGGTGATGGCGCGACAGGCTCGTCAGCAGCTTCTGGTTCGGTGTTGCCGGCCCCAGCAGCGTGGCGCCCCTGCATCCTGCTGACAGCACGGCGCTCGGCGCGGGCCTGCAGCTGCAGTTCTCGCTGAACGCGCTCGGTGTCATCCACGCGCTCCCCCAGAACATTCAATCGCTGGTCATAGGATTTCAACGCCTGGACGACGTCGCCGACCTGCTCTTCTATCTGGGCATGGGCGGCACGGGCCTTTTCCAGCGTGGTTTGGAGCTCTTCTACCATGAATTCAACGCGAGCGGACTCGTGATGGGCGTCAATCTCCGCTGCCTCCAGCGGCTGGGAGATGGTCGGCTCAGTGCCTGGCTGGCGAGCATCGGTGTTGGCACCAGTACCCGGCTGGACACTGCGGGTGCGCATGACCTGCTCGGCAAGATCGCGCTCATCCATCCGGCGAGCCTGGCGCACCTGGCGACGGGCCTCGCTCAGTTCATCCTCTGATGGAAGAGTGATGGCCCCGGTGGCAACGAGCTCCTCATAGCCGCGGCCGCCACGTTCAGCCGGCTCCAGTGCGGAAAGTTCTCCGCCCAGCTCCTCTTCGATCTGCTCCGAAGCTGACTTCTTGGACAGCGGCTTGTTCGGGAGGAAGATGGCACAGATCAAGGTGACGATCGCCAGTGGGACTACCAGCAAGAACAGGAAGGCGATGGACTGGCCGTAGGAGCTTTCCACGACGGCGCGCACTGGTTCGCACAGGTCATTCACAGCGGGCACGGTACCGCTGCCCAATGACTTGAGGCTGTCGGCACAATCAGGATTATCAACCAGGAGCTGCGGAGCACCGGCTGCCTTGTTGATTTCCTCGACGGCCTTGGCCAGGCCGTCCTTCATCTTGTCAGCCACCTGGGTGCCCAAGACGGAACCCAGAACGGAGACGCCAATGGTGCCGCCAAGGCTGCGGAAGAAGGCGATGGCACCGGAGCCGGCACCAATCATGCGTGGCGGCAGCGAGTTCTGCGTGACCAGCACCAGGTTCTGCATCAGTACGCCGGAGCCCAAACCGAGCAGGAACATGCCCAGGTCAACGAACCACAGCGGGGTGTCGTAGTCGATTCGCGACATCAGGTACAGGCCAACGCTGAGCACCACGCCGCCACCGACAACATACTTCTTCCAGCGGCCGGTGCGCGAAATCAGCTGGCCGACGATGATGGCACCGAACATGGAGCCAAGAACCATTGGCAGGGTCTGCAGGCCTGCGTGAGTGGGCGTGAACCCGCGGGCGAGCTGCAGGTACTGGCTCAGGAAGACCGAGGTGCCGAACATGGTGACGCCCACGGCGACCGATGCGATGGATGCCAGCGCAAAAGTGCGCTGGGCAAAAAGGCGGATCGGGATGATGGGTTCCTTGACGTGCAGTTCCCAGAGCACGGTGGCAATGATCAGCACGCCGGCAGCGGCGGCCATGGTGATGCTCTGCGAGGAGTCCCAGGCAAATCCGCCGGAGTCCGGGGTCTTGCCGCCGAGGCTGATCCAAATCAGCAGCAGGCTGATGCCCGCAATGATCAGTGCCGAGCCGAGGAAGTCGATCTTCGTGGTGCCCTTCACGTGCTTGATGCGCAAGGTGGCCTGGATGAGGATCAATGCGCCAACGGCGAAAGGCACGCAGACGAAGAAGCACCATTCCCAGCCCCAGTTATCGGCAATAACGCCACCCAGCAGCGGGCCGCCAATCTGGCCAACAGCCATCACGGCACCCATGATGCCCATGTACTTGCCACGCTCGCGAGGCGAAATGATGTCTGCGATCACAACCTGGACCAGGGCCATCAGGCCACCGGTGCCAACCGACTGGACCAGGCGCCAGCCGATCAGCCATGACATTGCGCCCTCATGGGTATCGCCGCCGATCTGGCTGGAGAAGCCAGCCGCTACGGTACCGGCCACGAAGATGACCAAGGCGATTTGCAGCATCGCCTTGCGGTTGAAGATATCGGAGAGCTTGCCCCAGATTGGGGTGGTGACGGTCATGGAAAGGAAAGCCGCAACCAGCACCCAGGTGTACTGGGTATTCGTGCCGTGGAGGTCGGCAACGATCAATGGCATTGGCGTGGCGATCACCGTCGATGACACCAATACGGTGAACATCGCGGCCATCAGGCCTGAGATGGAAAGCATTACCTGCGCCGGCTTCATGGCGGCTGCAGGTTTTGCCTCGGTTTCTAAAGGCGGTGCAGAAGTTGACATTACTCAACCATCTAAAAAAGGTTGAATATTGTCAACTTCTTATTTTGAGCTAGCTGGCGATGGAAAATTGCATTGCCAGGCTATTTATTACGCTGATTTCCGGGGGTCGCACCGCACCGTCAACCCGCCCGGCGAGCGCTGCGGGAAAGCAAAATGTCGCCAAGCTCACAGGGCATTTTCCTGAATGAATCCACAAAGGAAAGCGTCCGCTGGGAAATTGCCCAGCCAGCGCCGGAACAGCAATGGCTGCCTTGGCCGCTACGGCATCCAGCTCATGCAGTAGTCAAGATTCTCGATCACTGTTCTGGCCGCGGCTTCAGGGTCTCGGGCTTCGATGGCGTCGACCAGCGTTTCATGCCCCTCGCGCAGGCAGCCATCGAACCCATCGGCAAGCCGCTGGACCATCTTGGCACCGTGGAAAACATCGCCGAAGCCCTCGTAGATCTCATGCATCAGCGGGACGCCGGAGGCGCGCGCCACTTCCAGATGGAACTGCCAATCGGCCTGCGACCAGGCCTGGAAATCCCGAGCCTTCCACGCTTCATCGCGTTGCGCCAAGAGCGCGCGCAAAAGCTGGACGACGTGCGCATCGGCTGCGTGGGCGGCGAGCCTCGCCGATTGGGTGTCGAGGGCAAAACGAACCTGCAGCACGTCCCGGTCCGAGTGCTCGCGGTAGATCCGCTGCGCGGTGCCGCTGATCTCATTGGTGGCCCGAACGTAGGTCCCGTCGCCCCGGCGGACTTCGAACATGCCGGTGCGCGCCAAGGCCTTGATGGCTTCGCGCAGGGTGCCGCGCGAAATGCCGAACTCCGCCATCAGCTCGGGCTCGGAAGGAATGCGCTCGCCAACCGGCCAGCGCCCCTGGGCTACCCCGTCTTGCAGCTTGGCGGCTACTTCATCGGCCAGGGGCCGCCGCATCGGCGTAGCACTCATGCCTGCCCCTTCTCGGATGCCGCATCCACCTCAACGAGGTGCCGTGATTCATGATCCTGTCGAAGGCCCCCGAGCTTGTAGCAGAACAGCAGCTGCACCACTGCGCAGGCCAGGATGATCACCAAACCGGTCGTCCATGACCCCAGGGCGCCTTGCATGATCCCCAGTGCAAAGGGGCCGATAGCGGCAATCAGGTAGCCAACGGATTGCGCCACGGTGGATAGCGCCGTGGTTTCTTCTGCGCTGCCCCCGCTGCGGCTGAGCATGAGCATGACCAGCGGGAACACGCCGAATCCAAGGCCGATCAGAAGCGAGGTCAACAACGACAATTCCACCGGCAAGAACAGCAAGGCAGTGAAGCCCAGCACTGAGCAACTGGCAGTCAATACGAAAGCGGCGCGTTGCAGCCCCGGCTTCGAAGCCATCCAGAGCACCGCCAGGACGGCAAGAATGCTGACGCCCTGAACGATTCCCAGCATCAAGCCCGCGGCGACCGGTTCCAGCCCCCTCGATATCAGGATGTGGGGCAACCAGCTGACCACCGTGTAGACCAGCAAGGACTGGATGCCGAACACCGTGGTGAAGAGCAGGCCCTTGCGCGTAGCCAGCAGGGCCCAGGGAGAGACGTGAGCACCCGGTGAGACGGTGGCCCGCTTGCTCGAGAATGCCAGCGGTATGAAGACCAGCAGTGCCATGAAGGCCGGAATTGCCCACAGGGCCAAAGCTGTTGTCGGCGAACCTGCCTTGGCGGCCAGCGGGACGCTGATCGATGAGGCCAGGGTTGCGCCAATGGACATGGTTGTCGTGTAGGCCGCTGTCATCGAAGCCGCGCGGTTCCCGTGATATTGGCGGATGAACGAGGGCATGGCGACATTGCAAACAGCCAGCCCGCACATGCCTACTACCGTTCCTCCCAGCAGGGCCCACGTTGAATCAGCCATGCGCAGCGCCAATCCGGCCGCAAGCATCAACAAGGAAAGAGCGATTCCGAGCTCAAGGCCTGTCCGCCGGAGCACCGTGCTGGTCGCTGCCCCAGCCACCGCAAAGCACAACACCGGGATGGTCGGCAGCAGCGAGGCAACAAAGGTCCCATACCCCATCAGCTCCTGCAGGTCGTGGAACAGCGGCGATGCCGACGCAATTCCCATGCGCAGATTCAGGCCGACAAGGATGACGGCCACGACCGCGAGGAGATTCGCCCTCCATGCGGGTTTCAGGGCTTCTTGATCTGCTGGCTGGTTCGATGGTCCAGTTGAATTAACACTCACACCTAAACATTAGACGTTTGATGTTTGATAGCGCGATTCTTGTGACCCGACTTACATCGCGCTGGCTCATGGCCCATCAGTGGAAGACGGCGTTGAACAAGAATCGCAAGTTCGTTGCCATGAACCGCAAAGCGCTCCTCCCTGTAAACAAAACATCGCCAACCACAGGATCACACTGCTTCAGTAGGTAGGATTCGAATATGCCTGAAGCCGTTTACCGAATCGCGCGCGTTCGCCCCAAAGACAGTGAACCAGCAGCAAACGCCGAACAATTTTTCGTCCGCAATGACGCTGCCGATTTCGATTCTGCGGAAGGCCGCATGTGGAAAGTCATCGCTTCACCGTTTACTGGCTCGCGATCGAATCAGAATAGCCCTGCACGGCCAGGCTGGCACATCGATGACCTGGTAGCCGAAGAGCAGTTTGATCTCCTATCCCCCTGCAACCCAACGAACATTTTCGGGATGGCGCACAACACCGGGGCACCAGGCCGCGCCGTGCCGCCACAAGCCTTCCACAAGGCCGCCAGCTCGGTCGTGGGCCCCTTGGACGCCATAAAGTTGGATGATAGCGGTGCGCGCGTTGATCCGGAAGCAGAGTTGGCAATCGTCATTGGCCGGCCCGCCAAGAACCTCACGCTGGAAAATGCCCGTGAAGCTGTTCTCGGTGTAACCATCGGCAATGACGTAACGGACCGTGACGCCCAAAGGGCTGATGAGCTGTGGATCAGCGCCAAGAGCCCTGATACCTTCACTCCGGTGGGCCCGTGGATTGTTGCCGGCTTGGATGACAGCGATCTGGAAGTCGGCATCGTGCACAATGGCGAAGCTCTTGCAACCTCGACCACTCAGAATCTCGGGTGGGGCGTTGAAGAGATCCTGGTCTACCTCAGCGGATTCATGACCCTGCAACCGGGCGATCTCGTCTTGACCGGTTTCCCTGCCAAGTCCCGGCCAATTGCCGCCGGCGATGACGTCATTTGCAAGATCCAGGGCATCGGGGAACTGAAGAATCCAGTAGTTCAGGCCAGCTGAGAATCTGTTTCAAAGCGTGGATCAATGATTCCTCATGGAGTCGCGTTCAATGAGCGGCATATCAATCTGGTGCTCGCCAGGCTCCAGGCTTCCCTCCAGCAGCAAATCGACAGCAAGGGCACCCATTTCCTCATAGGGAAGCCGGATAGAGCTCAGCTGCGGTCGCAAGTAGCTGGCAATGATCTCATCATCGAAGGAGAGGACCGACAGATCCGCTCCCGGAGTCAAGCCCTTTTCGGCGAGCGCTTGGAAGACGCCCATGGCCACACGGTCGTTGGCACAAATTATCGCTTCGGGCTTGTACCCCTCGGAAAGCATCTGCGTAGTGGCTTGGTACCCGTCAGTGGGGTTCCAGTCGTCGAGCACCCAGTGACCGAGAACTTCCAGGTTCGCTTCAGACAAGGACCTTCGCAGAGAGTCAAAGCGGCGCGTGATGCTGGGATACGTCCTGGGATCTTTTTCAGCGCTTCCCAGCTCGCCGATGACTGCGACGCTGCGAGCACCGGATTCAACGATATGCCGCACCGCTTTAGCGCCGGATTCATTTTCATTGGGAAGAACCGCGGTGCAGGGGCTGTCATCAATGCCGTTGACCAGAACGGTGGGTAATCCAGTCTGGGGAATCTTCAAATCTCGCTGTCGGGAATCCATGAATCCAAGAATGAGCCCGTCCACATCTCGGTGTGCCATCTGCTTTATGGCTTCAGCCATTTGCTCAGGTTTGCCAAAGGTCTCAGCAATGAGCACCGTATGCTCTCGACTTTCCGCCGCACGCAGGATGCCAGTGATCATTTCCGAAGCGAAGCGGGTGACCGTCACTTGGTCGGAAATAAAGCCAAGTGTGCGCGTCTTGCCACTGCGCAATGATTGGGCCGCAGCATTTGGACGGTAACCCAGTTCCTTTGCCACCCCGCGGACTCGTTCAGTTGCCTCAGCTGACAGCCGCGATCCCGGCTTGTTATTCAGAATCATGCTGACTGCCGCTTTGGACATGCCCGAGGCTTCTGCCACATCGGCTAGTGTGACCCGTTTTGCTTTGTGCGATTCCACGTTTCCCTCTTGCGAATTACCTAAATGCAATTATTCGACCCTAGCCTATTGCAGGGCTTGGATCACACTGCTAGAGTTTTTTGCTAAATGCATTTAGCACCACTTATTGAAGGATGACATCGTTGCCCAAAACTCAGCTGGTCGCAGTGAAGCGACCACAACTGCACTTCACTGCGAAGAAAAACTGGATCAATGATCCCAACGGATTGTTCTTTGATGGAAAGCAGTACCACCTGTACTTCCAGCACAATCCCAATGGCGTTGGCCACGGCTACATGTCGTGGGGCCACGCGGTGAGCACCGATCTGGTGAACTGGGAAGAATTGCCCATCGCCATCCTGCATGGCGATGTCGCTGACATCTTCTCGGGGTCCATCGTGGTGGACCACGAAAACACCAGCGGCTTCGGCGACGGCACAGTTCCACCGGTTATTGCCATCTACACCGCAGCGGCCAAGGACGAATCCAACCAGTCCCAGGCCATCGCCTACTCGCTAGATGGCGGGGAAACCTTTACCAAGTACGAGCAGAACCCAGTGCTTGACCGTGGTTCCAAGGACTTCCGTGATCCCAAGGTCATCCGCTACGAATCCGAGCAGGGTTCCTACTGGGTCATGGTTGCTGTTGAAGCCATCGAACGTCGAGTGCTGGTCTATCGTTCCGAGAACCTCAAGGACTGGACCGAGCTCTCCAGCTTTGGTCCTCAGTCCGCCATCGCAGGAATCTGGGAATGCCCAGACCTCTTCCAACTGCCAGTAGCCGGCACCGACCAGCTCAAGTGGGTACTGATTGTTTCACTGAACCCAGGAGGCGTTGCCGGCGGCTCTGGTACCCAGTACTTCATTGGAGAATTCGATGGCACCTCCTTCACCCCTGATCATGATCAACAAGTCCGGGATAGCTTCGAATACGAATCCTTGAAGCAAGGCAACTGGCTGGATTGGGGCCGCGACTTCTATGCCGGCGTCAGCTTCCACGGCCTGCCAGCAGACCAGCAGACTGTAATTGCCTGGATGAGCAACTGGGATTACGCCCGGGAACTCCCCCACGATGGATGGCGCGGATCCATGAGCACCGCCCGTCGCCTCGACCTCGTAAAGAATTCTGACGGAAAGCTTGAGATTCGCCAGTGCATTCTTGGACTGCCGGCAAGCGAAGTTGCTGCTTCTGTTACTCCAGCTGGCGAAGGCCGTATCGAGCTAGGCTCCCCTGCCCTGCTTGAGTTGGCTGTTGGCGGCGACGCGAATGGATCAGCGGCCCTTTCCCTGTTCCGTGCTGATGACACACTTATCAGTGAACTCACCATTGAATCCGAATTTGTTCAGCACCGCCGCGAAACAGGCAAAGTGGATCACGAGCTCTACGCCTCCAACCAGCGCATGCCGTTGCCAGCAGATACGGGTGAACTAACTGTGCAAGTTTTGGTGGACCACGGATCTGTAGAAATCCTTGCGGCTAATGGCCTGCGTTCCCTGACGGATCAGCTGACCGGTGAAGAAGCACCAGCCTATGCGACGCTGCGCGTAGCAACCGGAGCGAGTGTGACTTTCAAAGTCCTGCCACTCTCGGATAAGTCAGTGGAGCTCAACGCATGAGCCGCATCAACGTATTAGGCGAATCCCTCGTCGACGTTGTTGGCGATAAAGCTCATCCAGGCGGTTCTCCGCTGAATGTCGCTGTCGGACTGGCTCGGCTGGGCCACGAAGTTCAGTTCTATACCGAATTCGGACAAGACGCCTACGGCAATCTAATTGCTGAACACCTTGGGCAAGCTGGGGTGCATGTGGCCGCAGGCTCAGTGACTGAACGCTCCACGTCCGTGGCACAGGTGGAGATGGATGAGCATGCCAATGCGCACTACAGCTTTGATATCCACCAGCAGATCCCTTCGGTTCCAGTTGCTGAAGGCGCGAATCTGCTTCACACCGGTTCAATTGCGGCGTGGATTGAACCATCAGGCGAACGCATTGTTGACGCTTTCAAAAATGCAACGGACGATGCGCTACTAAGCTACGACCCAAACCTGCGCCCTGATCTTGTTGTGGATCGAGACTCAGCGCTACAACGTATCGAATTGCTCATGAGCTTGAGCCATATCGTGAAGCTCAGCGACGTCGATGGACAGTGGCTCTATCCAGATCTAGACGCATGGGAAGTTCTGGAGCACGTAGCTAATCTCGGTCCAGCTTTGGCAGTGATGACTCAAGGCGGAGACGGGTGCTTGGCTCTTTCGTCCGGTCAGCGGTTCGATGTTGCTGCTTCACCTACCACCCTGGTTGACACCATCGGTGCAGGCGACGCGTTCATGTCCGGGCTGCTCTTTGGGGTTCTGGACAACCCTGGATTAGTTGAAGCACTTCATAACGACGTGGCTGCCGACTCTGATGAGGTTGAAGATGCACTTCGTCATGCGTTAACCTCAGCTGCACTGACCGTGGCCCAAGCCGGAGCCAATCCCCCGTGGATTCAAGACTTCTCCCTCGCAATTTCCAAGTAACTTCGCTTCATAGCTTTCACGAAAGAATCCAGGACAAAGATGGCTGGCTTTACAACAACTCTGAAAAATCCCACTTACCGCCAAAGCTCATTCTCGATGCTCTTATTCTTCGCATCGTGGGGCATCTGGTGGTCCTTCTTCCAGATTTGGCTCACGAGCGAATCAGCTGGACTGGCTTTGAACGGCGCCCAAGTGGGTACCGTCTACTCGGTGAATTCACTGGCAACACTGGTTTTGATGTTTGCCTACGGAGCCATTCAGGACCGTCTAGGCATTAGAAAGCATCTGGCAGTCATTTTGGCTTCAGTGACCGCGCTGGTGGGTCCGTTCTGTACTTGGGTTTATCAGCCACTGCTGCAATCGCACTTCATGACTGGCGTTATTTTGGGTGCCATCGTGCTGTCGATTGGATTCCTTGCAGGTGTTGGCCTATTTGAAGCCTTGACCGAACGCTTCAGCCGTCGATTCAACTTCGAATACGGGCAGGCCCGCATGTGGGGATCCTTCGGCTACGCCGTCGTCGCGCTGGCCGCTGGCTTCCTTTTCACCATCAACCCGGCACTGAACTTCTGGATTGGTTCCGCTCTGGGCTTGATCCACCTCTTGTTGCTGGTCTTCTCCCGCACTGGTGAACCACCGGTGATCAAGAAGACTGCAGTTGAGGGAATCTTGTCTCCTGCTTCAACTCCGACGATTCGCGATATGCTCAGGCTCTTCCGGTTGCCGAGCCTCTGGCTGATCATTCTCTTTGTGATGCTGTCCTGGACTTTCTACACTGTCTTTGATCAGCAGATGTTCCCTGATTTCTACACCGGCCTCTTTGAAACTCCGGAGATTGGCCAGCGGGTCTACGGCATTCTGAACTCGGTCCAGGTCTTCCTGGAAGCCGCCATGTTAGGCATCGTGCCCCTCGTCATGCGCCGTGTTGGCGTTCGCACTTCATTGCTCCTGGGTGTTTCAATCATGTTCATCCGCATTCTCGGATGCGCCCTGGTTGATGATCCAATCTGGGTTTCGGCCATCAAGATGTTGCACGCCATCGAGACTCCGCTGTTCATCTTGCCCGTTTTCCGTTACTTCACCCTGCACTTCAACCCCGCTCTGTCGGCAACCCTGTATATGGTTGGGTTCCAAGTGTCGGCACAGATCGGCAACGTCATTCTCTCCACTCCCCTCGGCGCCCTTCATGACCGCATGGGATACCAGCAGACCTTCATCACGATCTCGGTCGTGGTTCTGTTTGCTGGCGTGTACGGATTCTTTGCCCTAAAGAAAGACGATCAACAGGTAGATGGTGACCCATTCATGCGGCACTCAAAAGCTGCGGTTGACGCATAATTGAGAATTACGCCAAGTGGGGTGAGCTGTTGTCGAATTCGACGACAGCTCACCCCACAGTTATTTGAGCGATTGCAAAGATAGGTCGCTTCGCCTCTGCGAAGCCTTCGTTTATGTTGGCTGCCAATTTTACGATGACTATTTTCATCAATCCGCATTCATGGATTTCTGGGCTCATTTCGAAGCCGTC encodes:
- a CDS encoding EcsC family protein, which encodes MTEPSEYELAAWHDLEKFKGRPLSQMLRNVGEQASTSAEKLGDRATQFLEKRPSAQAALVKGQEIVGRGAIALTSGARKTVEAIPEGLTDWSASAMGSMRRTVGRISRVGLSPQKVVSKHKKRGHEVASLRDLRRLDLQQIDAVRGQGASWGYPIAAALSGMGAGLVISGGELAIPVTGGVAAAPSGAAVAGAMIGDAAGVLALSSRAVGHVSLLYGYDPEDPAEKVFIMSVVNAGTAMSAGAKTAALADISRLTQALVRGKAWTILDKSIVTQLSKQFAKRFTIRLTKQGLGKVVPLAGIAIGGAFNWSTLESIVDTADVAYRRRFLSDKYPQFSQDMASGTPIDEQPEYGIDTDEVISVLEELADVGGPDLGSSRSPKYDQ
- a CDS encoding MarR family winged helix-turn-helix transcriptional regulator, with product MNDANGAALDDIEAAFARLAPAVKERMAHNARKFHPELRGAGFSVLRAVLLCALRRPGEDLTVSDLVAGCHMDKSVVSRQLKDLKQWGLIQLERSQQDARVYLVSPTKFALDRFKEIKRSTRSEYWNIFAAWDPRDVSELASLLLRFSEQVEERFRD
- a CDS encoding MDR family MFS transporter, producing the protein MSTSAPPLETEAKPAAAMKPAQVMLSISGLMAAMFTVLVSSTVIATPMPLIVADLHGTNTQYTWVLVAAFLSMTVTTPIWGKLSDIFNRKAMLQIALVIFVAGTVAAGFSSQIGGDTHEGAMSWLIGWRLVQSVGTGGLMALVQVVIADIISPRERGKYMGIMGAVMAVGQIGGPLLGGVIADNWGWEWCFFVCVPFAVGALILIQATLRIKHVKGTTKIDFLGSALIIAGISLLLIWISLGGKTPDSGGFAWDSSQSITMAAAAGVLIIATVLWELHVKEPIIPIRLFAQRTFALASIASVAVGVTMFGTSVFLSQYLQLARGFTPTHAGLQTLPMVLGSMFGAIIVGQLISRTGRWKKYVVGGGVVLSVGLYLMSRIDYDTPLWFVDLGMFLLGLGSGVLMQNLVLVTQNSLPPRMIGAGSGAIAFFRSLGGTIGVSVLGSVLGTQVADKMKDGLAKAVEEINKAAGAPQLLVDNPDCADSLKSLGSGTVPAVNDLCEPVRAVVESSYGQSIAFLFLLVVPLAIVTLICAIFLPNKPLSKKSASEQIEEELGGELSALEPAERGGRGYEELVATGAITLPSEDELSEARRQVRQARRMDERDLAEQVMRTRSVQPGTGANTDARQPGTEPTISQPLEAAEIDAHHESARVEFMVEELQTTLEKARAAHAQIEEQVGDVVQALKSYDQRLNVLGERVDDTERVQRELQLQARAERRAVSRMQGRHAAGAGNTEPEAADEPVAPSPAVEEASGGATEPNRNEQS
- a CDS encoding FadR/GntR family transcriptional regulator gives rise to the protein MSATPMRRPLADEVAAKLQDGVAQGRWPVGERIPSEPELMAEFGISRGTLREAIKALARTGMFEVRRGDGTYVRATNEISGTAQRIYREHSDRDVLQVRFALDTQSARLAAHAADAHVVQLLRALLAQRDEAWKARDFQAWSQADWQFHLEVARASGVPLMHEIYEGFGDVFHGAKMVQRLADGFDGCLREGHETLVDAIEARDPEAAARTVIENLDYCMSWMP
- a CDS encoding CynX/NimT family MFS transporter, with amino-acid sequence MSVNSTGPSNQPADQEALKPAWRANLLAVVAVILVGLNLRMGIASASPLFHDLQELMGYGTFVASLLPTIPVLCFAVAGAATSTVLRRTGLELGIALSLLMLAAGLALRMADSTWALLGGTVVGMCGLAVCNVAMPSFIRQYHGNRAASMTAAYTTTMSIGATLASSISVPLAAKAGSPTTALALWAIPAFMALLVFIPLAFSSKRATVSPGAHVSPWALLATRKGLLFTTVFGIQSLLVYTVVSWLPHILISRGLEPVAAGLMLGIVQGVSILAVLAVLWMASKPGLQRAAFVLTASCSVLGFTALLFLPVELSLLTSLLIGLGFGVFPLVMLMLSRSGGSAEETTALSTVAQSVGYLIAAIGPFALGIMQGALGSWTTGLVIILACAVVQLLFCYKLGGLRQDHESRHLVEVDAASEKGQA
- a CDS encoding fumarylacetoacetate hydrolase family protein — protein: MPEAVYRIARVRPKDSEPAANAEQFFVRNDAADFDSAEGRMWKVIASPFTGSRSNQNSPARPGWHIDDLVAEEQFDLLSPCNPTNIFGMAHNTGAPGRAVPPQAFHKAASSVVGPLDAIKLDDSGARVDPEAELAIVIGRPAKNLTLENAREAVLGVTIGNDVTDRDAQRADELWISAKSPDTFTPVGPWIVAGLDDSDLEVGIVHNGEALATSTTQNLGWGVEEILVYLSGFMTLQPGDLVLTGFPAKSRPIAAGDDVICKIQGIGELKNPVVQAS
- a CDS encoding LacI family DNA-binding transcriptional regulator — encoded protein: MESHKAKRVTLADVAEASGMSKAAVSMILNNKPGSRLSAEATERVRGVAKELGYRPNAAAQSLRSGKTRTLGFISDQVTVTRFASEMITGILRAAESREHTVLIAETFGKPEQMAEAIKQMAHRDVDGLILGFMDSRQRDLKIPQTGLPTVLVNGIDDSPCTAVLPNENESGAKAVRHIVESGARSVAVIGELGSAEKDPRTYPSITRRFDSLRRSLSEANLEVLGHWVLDDWNPTDGYQATTQMLSEGYKPEAIICANDRVAMGVFQALAEKGLTPGADLSVLSFDDEIIASYLRPQLSSIRLPYEEMGALAVDLLLEGSLEPGEHQIDMPLIERDSMRNH
- a CDS encoding glycoside hydrolase family 32 protein, whose amino-acid sequence is MPKTQLVAVKRPQLHFTAKKNWINDPNGLFFDGKQYHLYFQHNPNGVGHGYMSWGHAVSTDLVNWEELPIAILHGDVADIFSGSIVVDHENTSGFGDGTVPPVIAIYTAAAKDESNQSQAIAYSLDGGETFTKYEQNPVLDRGSKDFRDPKVIRYESEQGSYWVMVAVEAIERRVLVYRSENLKDWTELSSFGPQSAIAGIWECPDLFQLPVAGTDQLKWVLIVSLNPGGVAGGSGTQYFIGEFDGTSFTPDHDQQVRDSFEYESLKQGNWLDWGRDFYAGVSFHGLPADQQTVIAWMSNWDYARELPHDGWRGSMSTARRLDLVKNSDGKLEIRQCILGLPASEVAASVTPAGEGRIELGSPALLELAVGGDANGSAALSLFRADDTLISELTIESEFVQHRRETGKVDHELYASNQRMPLPADTGELTVQVLVDHGSVEILAANGLRSLTDQLTGEEAPAYATLRVATGASVTFKVLPLSDKSVELNA
- a CDS encoding carbohydrate kinase family protein, coding for MSRINVLGESLVDVVGDKAHPGGSPLNVAVGLARLGHEVQFYTEFGQDAYGNLIAEHLGQAGVHVAAGSVTERSTSVAQVEMDEHANAHYSFDIHQQIPSVPVAEGANLLHTGSIAAWIEPSGERIVDAFKNATDDALLSYDPNLRPDLVVDRDSALQRIELLMSLSHIVKLSDVDGQWLYPDLDAWEVLEHVANLGPALAVMTQGGDGCLALSSGQRFDVAASPTTLVDTIGAGDAFMSGLLFGVLDNPGLVEALHNDVAADSDEVEDALRHALTSAALTVAQAGANPPWIQDFSLAISK